In Methanothermococcus thermolithotrophicus DSM 2095, one DNA window encodes the following:
- the metG gene encoding methionine--tRNA ligase has product MKYLITTALAYTNGPLHLGHARSTYIPADIMTRYLKLKGEDVIHVGGTDNHGVPITLTAEKEGVTPEDIVEKYHNEIKHDLDSLNVVFDSFGRTHSDIHIKTAQEFYKKLRENGYIYEKEIEQFYCPKCDRFLADRYVEGTCPFCDGEARGDHCEVCGRHLEPTELIDPYCVHCNAKPEIRKTTHYFFKLSALNSDLEEYIKSSEEMPEHVKNLALRWIEELHDWDISRDIKWGVPIPENPNQVMYVWLEAPIGYISFTKQLGDVWKEYWLKNYENLRFSNPVGYENQRFSNPVGKENEEDVKIYHFIGKDITVHHSVFWPGMILANGDYNLPSSVISGGYLTLEGRKMSTSKKWVVWVKDFVENFESDYLRYFLMINAPLNRDSDFSWDEFQKRINTELIDIIGNFIHRTLVFTQRKFKEVPIADKESLKEEDKALLMKCEETLTNVDKNIRSYNFKDALMNIIHLAKEGNTYFQSMEPWTIKDETRLKEVLYTCCTVVKYILYLLYPFMPKKTLEILDLMGEEVDLELRGKKLKKPKVIFKKVEDEDIKKMKEKLMASKEPKTDGKNKGKNKTKKSNGEKMELIGIDYFDNLDLRVAQILEAEDIPKSKKLLKLIVDIGDEKRQVVAGIKGHYEPEELVGKKIVLVCNLKPAKLCGVESQGMVLAAGDDVVALLTPDKDVPVGSKIC; this is encoded by the coding sequence ATGAAGTATCTTATTACAACTGCCCTTGCATATACAAACGGTCCTTTGCATCTTGGACATGCTAGGAGTACCTATATCCCAGCGGATATTATGACGAGATATTTGAAATTAAAAGGGGAAGATGTCATACATGTTGGTGGAACAGATAACCACGGGGTTCCTATTACATTAACTGCAGAAAAAGAAGGGGTTACTCCGGAAGATATTGTTGAAAAGTACCACAATGAGATAAAACATGATTTGGATAGTTTAAATGTGGTTTTTGATTCCTTTGGAAGAACCCACAGTGATATACATATCAAAACTGCCCAAGAATTCTATAAAAAATTAAGAGAGAACGGATACATATACGAAAAGGAAATTGAGCAATTTTACTGTCCAAAATGTGACAGATTTTTAGCAGATAGGTATGTCGAAGGTACCTGTCCGTTCTGCGATGGAGAAGCTAGAGGAGACCACTGTGAAGTCTGTGGAAGACACCTCGAACCTACAGAGTTAATAGACCCATACTGTGTTCACTGTAATGCCAAACCAGAAATCAGAAAGACAACACATTATTTCTTTAAATTAAGTGCCTTGAATAGTGATTTAGAGGAGTACATTAAGAGCTCAGAAGAGATGCCGGAACATGTAAAGAATTTGGCTTTAAGATGGATTGAAGAGCTCCACGACTGGGATATTTCAAGGGATATAAAATGGGGAGTTCCAATACCTGAGAATCCAAACCAAGTCATGTATGTTTGGTTGGAAGCCCCTATAGGTTATATTTCATTTACAAAACAGTTAGGGGACGTTTGGAAAGAATATTGGTTAAAAAATTACGAAAACCTTCGGTTTTCGAATCCAGTAGGTTACGAAAATCAAAGATTTTCGAATCCAGTTGGTAAAGAAAATGAAGAAGATGTAAAAATATATCACTTTATTGGAAAGGATATAACCGTTCACCACTCCGTATTTTGGCCAGGTATGATACTTGCCAACGGTGACTATAACCTACCGTCTTCTGTAATCAGTGGGGGCTACCTGACATTGGAAGGAAGAAAAATGAGTACAAGTAAAAAATGGGTAGTCTGGGTCAAGGACTTTGTTGAAAACTTTGAATCAGATTATTTAAGATACTTCTTGATGATAAATGCTCCATTAAATAGGGACAGCGATTTTTCATGGGACGAATTCCAGAAGAGAATAAACACCGAGCTCATCGATATTATTGGAAACTTCATCCACAGAACTTTGGTATTTACTCAGAGAAAATTCAAAGAAGTTCCAATTGCAGATAAGGAGAGCCTAAAAGAAGAAGATAAAGCACTTTTAATGAAATGTGAAGAAACACTAACTAATGTAGATAAGAACATAAGGAGCTACAACTTCAAAGATGCATTAATGAATATAATCCATCTTGCAAAGGAAGGAAACACATATTTCCAGAGTATGGAACCTTGGACAATTAAAGACGAAACAAGATTAAAAGAAGTTCTATACACCTGTTGTACCGTAGTCAAATACATACTATACCTGTTGTATCCATTCATGCCTAAAAAGACCTTGGAAATTTTGGATTTAATGGGCGAAGAAGTTGACTTAGAATTGAGAGGGAAAAAGTTAAAAAAACCAAAGGTTATATTTAAAAAAGTCGAAGACGAAGACATCAAAAAGATGAAAGAAAAATTGATGGCATCGAAGGAGCCAAAAACAGATGGAAAAAATAAAGGTAAAAACAAAACAAAAAAGTCTAATGGTGAAAAAATGGAATTAATTGGCATAGATTACTTTGATAACTTGGACTTAAGAGTAGCTCAAATTTTAGAGGCAGAGGACATCCCAAAATCAAAAAAATTGTTAAAATTGATTGTAGATATTGGCGATGAAAAAAGACAGGTTGTTGCAGGTATAAAAGGACACTATGAACCTGAGGAGCTCGTTGGAAAAAAAATTGTTTTAGTATGTAACTTAAAACCTGCAAAACTCTGCGGTGTTGAATCCCAAGGCATGGTTTTAGCAGCCGGAGATGATGTTGTAGCTCTTTTAACACCTGACAAAGATGTTCCTGTTGGAAGTAAGATTTGCTAA